From Mucilaginibacter gotjawali:
TTACAGGATTGCGCCAACTGGACCGAACTGTTAAAACCCATAACAGCAGATGAAAAAAAGAATCTGCAGGATATAAGCGACAAGATTGGTGAAAATGATATCACTACCATTATTTATACCTCCGGCACTACCGGCAGGCCTAAAGGGGTGATGCTTACGCATAAAAACATTGTGAGTAATGCGATGGCCTCCGGCGATGTGCTTGCGCAGATCCCGATTGAAGAGCGCCGGGCATTCAGCTTCTTGCCGGTGAACCACATATTTGAAAAAATGTGCTCTTATATCTATCTTTTCTTTGGCTTTTCCATCTATTACGCCGAAAGCATGGATACCATCGGTCCTAATATTAAGGAAGTGCAACCCTATATTTTTACCGCTGTGCCCAGGGTACTTGAAAAAGTGTTCGAAAAAATTATTGCCGAGGGAAAAAAGCTAAGCGGAATAAAGAGTAAAATATTTTTATGGTCGATAAAGATCGCCGATCACTTCGACTTGAATGGTAAGAGTGCCTGGTATAAATTCATCCATGGCATCGCCGATAAACTCGTTTACAGCAAATGGCGCGCAGCTTTGGGTGGCAACGTCAAGGCTATTGTTGTCGGTAGTTCTGCCTGCCCTATCCGGCTGGAGCGGATATTTACCGCTGCCGGGATCGTTATTTTAGAGGGATACGGGCTAACCGAAACATCGCCTGTTATTTCTGTTAATAACTACAACCCCGAAAAAAGAAGGTTTGGCACCGTAGGGCCGTTATTACGCGATGTGCAGGTAAAAATTGCAGAGGATGGCGAGATCCTTTGCAAGGGCCCCAATGTAATGCCCGGCTATTATAAAAACCCGGAACTTACCGCCGAAGTTTTGCAGGACGGATGGTTCCATACCGGCGATATTGGCGAGCTTGATAAAGATTCATTCCTGAAGATTACTGACCGTAAAAAAGAAATTTTTAAAACTTCCGGTGGAAAATACGTAGCGCCCCTGCCCATCGAAAATAAAATGAAGGAAAATTATTTTATTGAACAAATGATGGTGGTTGGCGCCGGCAGGAAATTTGCATCGGCGCTGATCGTACCTTCCTATGCCAACCTGGTTCCCTGGTGCAAAAAAAATCATATCCCGGATATGGCAAAGGAAGAAATGGTTAAAGACAGCCGGATTATCGCCATGTATCAATCTATCCTTGAGGGCTTCAACCCTGAATTTAATCGCGTTGAGCAGATCAAAAGGTTCGTGATCCTTCCCGACGAATGGACGGTTGATACCGGTGAGCTTACCCCTACCGGTAAAATGCGCCGCAAGATCATTACTGAAAAATATAACGCCGAAATAGAAGAGATGTATGCTGACCAGGCAGACTTAACCGCGAACCCCGATAAATAAGAGATGGAAACCATACAAATTGCCGTAAATGACAAAATCGCGGTAGTTACCCTTGACAGGGGCCGCTCCAACCCGATTAACCACCAAATGGTGAAGGAACTCACGAATTGCATAAAAGACCTGGAAAATGACGACCGGGTTGGCGGGGTAATATTAACCGGCAAAGAGGGCTTTTTCTCCTCCGGCGCCGACCTGATGGAAGTTTACGGGTACGATGAACAACAGGCCAGGGCATTCTGGACCGATTTTTTTGCCCTGCAATCCACACTGATCGCTTTTAAAAAACCAATAGTGGCTGCACTTAGCGGGCATAGCCCGGCAGGCGGATGTGTACTGGCCGTTTGCTGCGATTACCGTTTAATGGCTGAAGGAGAATACATCATCGGCTTAAATGAAATTCCGGTGGGCATCATAGTCCCTGAGGGGATCTTTAAAGTATATGCTTTCTGGATCGGCAAGCAAAAAGCCTATCAATTTTTGTTAGAAGGAAAACTCGTTAAAGTGAATGAAGCCCTTCAAATCGGCCTGATAGATGAAGTTTGTCAGGCCGAAGACCTGCTGGCACAGGCAGAAAAAAAGGTAAAAACATATATGCAGTTTAACCCGGTTACGTGGAGCCAGAGCAAACTAAACCTGAGGCAGGAACTGATCAGCGACTCAAATACGGATCAAAGCGCGACACTTAACCAGATGCTGAAACAATGGTGGGCGCCCGAAACAAGAGCCACGCTGGAAGTGATCATCCAAAACTTAAAAGCAAGAA
This genomic window contains:
- a CDS encoding AMP-dependent synthetase/ligase is translated as MATAEKALRLFDCMAVQAKEPRPDLLNAKVNGVWQSYSTQQVHDMVYQLAIALLKYGISQGDGTAEGRDKVGLISSGRPEWIITDLAVQQTGAVLVPLYPNTNAKEIEQILIEAEVKIMFISNRELYDKVSSIRNNIPSLKAIYTFDQLQDCANWTELLKPITADEKKNLQDISDKIGENDITTIIYTSGTTGRPKGVMLTHKNIVSNAMASGDVLAQIPIEERRAFSFLPVNHIFEKMCSYIYLFFGFSIYYAESMDTIGPNIKEVQPYIFTAVPRVLEKVFEKIIAEGKKLSGIKSKIFLWSIKIADHFDLNGKSAWYKFIHGIADKLVYSKWRAALGGNVKAIVVGSSACPIRLERIFTAAGIVILEGYGLTETSPVISVNNYNPEKRRFGTVGPLLRDVQVKIAEDGEILCKGPNVMPGYYKNPELTAEVLQDGWFHTGDIGELDKDSFLKITDRKKEIFKTSGGKYVAPLPIENKMKENYFIEQMMVVGAGRKFASALIVPSYANLVPWCKKNHIPDMAKEEMVKDSRIIAMYQSILEGFNPEFNRVEQIKRFVILPDEWTVDTGELTPTGKMRRKIITEKYNAEIEEMYADQADLTANPDK
- a CDS encoding enoyl-CoA hydratase/isomerase family protein produces the protein METIQIAVNDKIAVVTLDRGRSNPINHQMVKELTNCIKDLENDDRVGGVILTGKEGFFSSGADLMEVYGYDEQQARAFWTDFFALQSTLIAFKKPIVAALSGHSPAGGCVLAVCCDYRLMAEGEYIIGLNEIPVGIIVPEGIFKVYAFWIGKQKAYQFLLEGKLVKVNEALQIGLIDEVCQAEDLLAQAEKKVKTYMQFNPVTWSQSKLNLRQELISDSNTDQSATLNQMLKQWWAPETRATLEVIIQNLKARSSAPKK